In the genome of Drosophila pseudoobscura strain MV-25-SWS-2005 chromosome 3, UCI_Dpse_MV25, whole genome shotgun sequence, one region contains:
- the NC2alpha gene encoding dr1-associated corepressor: MPSKKKKYNARFPAGRIKKIMQSDEEIGKVAQAVPVIISRTLELFVESLLTKTMRITNSRNAKTLSTSHMKQCIMSEQRFDFLKELVRNIPDISVAEEASSYNDDSSPEQYPDSDTPYDLSLPSTSMRSLPNGGGSAIGPYMRSMSLNGTGLKRQQQQQQYPPPTHIPSVIVPSVAHTHQLQMGHVPAKLARSESTPSYTPRGRPPNQNSYHKKQSHDTAIPAPICSYELNKPIVKIDYSNVQMPTSNLCTPEAEADANSAFNFDIAAPVINIDLTNIVAAGTAGKSSAPIIPKATVASTTPTETIFELDEDYDNI; this comes from the exons ATGCCatcgaaaaagaaaaaatacaacGCGCGCTTCCCAGCG GGTCGCATCAAGAAGATCATGCAGAGCGATGAGGAGATTGGTAAGGTTGCACAGGCGGTACCCGTTATCATTTCCCGGACGCTAGAGCTATTCGTGGAGTCGCTGCTAACGAAGACGATGCGTATAACGAATTCGCGCAATGCCAAGACTCTGTCCACTTCGCATATGAAGCAGTGCATCATGTCAGAGCAGCGATTCGATTTCCTGAAGGAGCTCGTCCGGAATATACCAGACATCAGTGTGGCCGAGGAGGCAAGCTCCTACAACGATGACAGCTCACCAGAGCAATATCCGGACTCAGATACGCCATACGATCTTAGCCTGCCATCCACATCTATGCGGTCATTGCCGAATGGAGGCGGATCCGCTATCGGCCCCTACATGCGCTCAATGAGCTTGAATGGCACCGGTCTGaagcgtcagcagcagcagcagcagtaccccccacccacacacatccCATCGGTAATTGTGCCTTCTGTGGCACACACGCACCAGCTTCAGATGGGACACGTGCCCGCCAAGTTGGCTCGCTCGGAATCAACTCCGTCCTACACACCGCGGGGCAGACCGCCCAACCAAAACTCCTACCATAAGAAACAGTCGCACGACACTGCCATACCTGCTCCGATCTGCAGCTATGAACTCAATAAACCAATAGTCAAAATCGATTATAGCAACGTGCAGATGCCGACCAGCAACCTGTGCACGCCAGAGGCTGAGGCAGATGCCAACTCCGCCTTCAATTTTGACATTGCGGCTCCAGTTATCAATATCGATCTGACGAATATTGTAGCAGCTGGAACGGCTGGAAAGAGCAGCGCTCCCATCATTCCAAAGGCCACTGTGGCATCAACGACCCCAACTGAAACAATTTTCGAATTAGACGAAGACTATGACAATATTTGA